Below is a window of Cryobacterium sp. PAMC25264 DNA.
CCATGAAGGCCCCGGTGACCCGGGCTATGCTCGCCGACGCGGTGTGGCGGGCCTCCTGGCCGCACGACCGGCTGGTGCTGGGCGCGTCCCGGCTGATCCGCGAGCTGGACACCCGGGTCACGGGCAAGAAGATCCCCGTGCACGCCAACCGCGGCCTGGCCGGCATCGACGGCACCGTCGCCACGGCCGTGGGTATCGCGCTGGCCAGCCAGGCGGGTGAGCATCCGCTCTCGAGCGGCACGACCCGGCTGCTGGTGGGCGATGTGACCCTGTTGCACGACGCCGGGTCGCTGCTCATCGCGCCCGGGGAGACGCGCCCGCGGGTGCAGGTGGTCGTGGGCAACGACGGCGGCGGCACCATCTTCGACGGCCTCGAGGTGGCCGCAACGGCCAACCCCACGGCCGTGGACCGGGTGCTCTTCACCCCGCAGCAGGTGGACCTTCAGTCCCTGGCGGCCGCCTACGGCTGGTCCTACGTGCGCGCCGCCACCCGCAGTGCCCTTGAGACCGCCCTCACGGCGCCGGTCGCGGGCCCCACCCTCGTCGAGGTCCCCCTCCAGCGCTAGCGCCCCCACCGCGAGCTGTGAGAAAAGCCCCAGAATTCGGGAAATTTCGGGGCTTTACTCACAGTTCGCGGATGGTTAGACGACTCTCTCGAGGAGGGCGGCCTGGTCGCCGCCACCACCAGGTCGGCTACAGCCTCTTCGCCCTCGATACCGTGCCGCCCAAGCCCGACCTGGTGCGCGTGGCCGAGGGGAAGGGGGCACCGATCGAGGTCGAACTCCGGGCGCTGGACGCGGCATCCTTTGGCCGGTTTGTGGCCGCGCTGCCGCAGCCGATGGTCATCGGGCGAGTGGCGCTGGCCGACGGCAGCCAGGTGGAGGGGTTCCTCTGCGAGCCGATGAGCGCCGCTGGTGCCGCCGACATCACGGCCACCGGCGGCTGTCGGGCACACCTGGCCGGCTGAGCGCCGGCGACTGTTGCCCGCGCGGACAATTGCGCCCGTTATGCCCTGAGTGTCAGCCTGTGGTGAGACAAATCATCGTTTCATCACGGGCCGGCTGAGGGCGGGGAAGAGGACATCCAAATGGAAATGTCAGAAGTCCAAACCCGGCTTACTCGGAAGCATCATTTCACGTCTGCTGAGCGCCTCGCGATTCTTGCGCAGTGGGAGCAGTACGCGTCGACGGGCGCGGAGATCGGCGCGAAGTCCGCGTTCTGTCGCCGAGTCGGCATCGACGTTAGGTCGCTGTCGCGGTGGAGTCAGGAGAAGCGGCAGGGCCTGCTGGTCGAGACGGAACAGCGGCAGACTAAGTACGTGTTGACGAAACAGGAACGGATCGAATTTCTGCGATTGCAGAAGGAAAACGCGATCCTCAAAGCCCAGTTGGAGCAGTCCGAGAGCGCGGTGGAAGTGTTGGGAAAAGCCTCAGAGCTCTTGTCCGCGCTGGCCAAGAGCTCACAAATCCGCACCCCGCCGCTGCCGGACGAGCCAGCGATCCCGGCCGCGTTTCGGAAGCCGAAACCCACCGAGTAGCGTTCGAAACAGTCGTCGACCTGACTGCGGTGGGGATGCCGGTGGTGCGGGCCTGCGCGTTGGTCGGCTACTCGCGGGCATCGTTCTATCGGCACCGCAGCCCCCGCGCCCGCCTGGCCGCGCCGATCCCGCAGAAGGACCGGCACCAGCCGGCCACGCTCTCCACTGCGGAGAGCGCGCAGATCCTGGCGCTGATCAACACCCCTGAGTATGAGGGCTTCTCGATCTGCCAAGCCTTTTACCGGGCCTGGGATGCGGGTGTTTACCTGGCGTCGAAGTCTTCCTGGTACCGCGTCGCCCGCGCGGCCGGGCAGGTCCACGAGCGCCGCCGGCAGGCTGAGGGGTCGCCGAAGAAGATCCCCGAGCTGGTCGCGACCGCCCCGTCACAGGTGTGGTCCTGGGACATCACCAAGCTCAAGACCACGATCCGGGGCCGCTACTTCCACCTCTACGTGATCATGGACATCTACTCGCGTCGCGTCGTGGGCTGGCGGCTGGAGGCCTACGAGGATGGTGACCTCGCCGAAGAACTGATCCAAGAAGCGGTCACCGCGAACCACGGCGTCGCGCCGAACTCTCTGCACTCGGATAACGGTGCTGCGATGGTGAGCACACCGGTGTCCTTACTGCTGGAGAAACTCGGCGTCGATAAGTCCTTCTCCCGGCCCAAAGTCTCCAACGACAACCCCTACAGCGAAGCGTTATTCAAGACCGCGAAATACGATCTCGCGTTCCCTGAGATCTTCGACACGACCGATGACGCCCGCGCCTACTTCGACTGGTTCTTCCACGAATACAACCAGAACCACCGCCACTCCGGCATCGCCTGGAACACCCCCAACGACGTTCACTACGGCCGCACCGACCGAGTGACCCGCCGCAGAAGCCAAGTCCTCAACACCGCATTCCGAACGCATCCAGAACGCTACGCCCAACACCCCAAGCCCCCGGCCCTACCGGGCCGGGTATGCATCAACGACCCCCGCCAAAAACCCAAACCCAACCTGTCTCAAACAGGTTGACAAATACCGCGTACCGGGCGCATTTGTCCGGAGCGGGCACTTACCGGGGTGCGAGGTCGCGTGGCGCGAGCCGGCTCTAGCCGAACGCCTCCACCACGGGGCGGAACTTCATCTTGGTCTCGGCCAGCTCGCGGTCGGGGTCGGAGTCCAGCACGATGCCGCAGCCGGCGTACGCGGTGACGTCCCCGGCCGGGGTGACCTGCGCGCAGCGCAGCGCGATGGCCCACTCGCCGTCGCCGTCGGCGCCCACCCAGCCCACCGGACCGGCGTAGCGGCCGCGGTCGAAGGGCTCAAGCTCGCGGATGAGCGCGAGCGCGTCCTGCGTCGGGGTGCCGGCCACCGCGGCGGTCGGGTGCATTGCCGCAATGAGGTCGAGCGAGGTGGACCCGTCGCTCAGGGTGCCCTCGACGTCGGTGGCCAGGTGCCAGAGGTTGGGCAGCTTGACCGTGAACGGGATCTCGCTCGTGGTGAGCACCGAGGTGTGCGGGCGGAGCGCGGCCAGCACGCTCTGCACGGCGAACTCGTGCTCGTCGCCGTCCTTGCTGGAGGTGGCCAGGGTGAGGGCTGCCTCGAGGTCCGCCGCGGCATCCGACCCGCGGGAGATGGTGCCGGCGAGCACCCGGGCATTGACCTCGTTGTGGTCGGCGCGGATCAGGGTCTCGGGGCTCGAGCCGACGAGGCCGTCGACGGCGTAGGTCCAGCAGTCCGGGTAGCCCAGGGCGAGCTCGGTCAGCAGTCGGCGCAGGTCGGACTCGGCCGGCAGGTGCCCGACCAGGTCGCGGGCCAGCACGACCTTGCTCAGGTCCCGGTCGCCGATGTGGGTGACGGCGGCGGAGACGGCAGCGCGGTAGCCGGCCGGCGTCAGCGCACCGGGAAGCAGCGAGATGCGGTACTCGTCGCCGAGCGGCTGCAGTGCCAGCGGGATTTCAGGGGCGGCCTGTCCGGTGGGCCAGATGCGGGTAACCCAACACTGGCCGTCCTCGCGGCCCACGATCACCTCGGGCACGATCAGCACACTGGTCTGGCTGGACGAGTCGTCGAAGGCGAAGGTGCCGAACGCGAGCAGGCCGGTGCCGGTGCGCGCCAACGGGTCGGTCACGGTGGCCGCCGCGACGACATCGCGCCAGGCGGCTGCGGCATCCTGCATGCGGGTAGGGCCGGAGAACTCGAGCCGCAGTGCCGTGCCGATGCCGGCGAGACCCTGGTTGCGGCGCATCCAGAGCAACGGCGTGCGCTGGTCGAGCAGGAGGATCAATTGGCGAATGTCGGCAATCGGGGACGTTTCAACCGTTAGAGCAGGCGCATTCACTCGTCTACCCTACGCCTGCGCCCGGGCACCCGGCCGCGCCGTATCCCAGGCGCCGCAATCTAGACTGGACCGGTGAGTAGAGCAGATCTTAATAAGCAGCCAGCGCAGGTCGCCGCCATGTTCGATCTGGTCTCGACACACTATGACCGCACGAACGCACTGCTCTCCGTGGGCAACGCCTCGCTGTGGCGTGTCGCGACCACACGGGCCGTGAACCCGAAGCGTGGCGAGCGCATCCTCGATATCGCCGCGGGAACGGGTACCTCGAGCGTCGCCCTGTCGCACACGGGCGCGCACGTCGTGGCCGCCGATTTCTCCGAGGGCATGATCAAGGTGGGCCGTGAGCGGCACTCCGGCAACCCGAACGTCGAGTTCGTGCAGGCGGATGCGACGGCGCTGCCGTTCGCGGACGGCGAGTTCGACGCCGTCACCATCTCCTTCGGCCTGCGCAATGTCGTGGAGCCCAAGAAGGCCATCGCCGAGTTCTACCGCGTCACCAAGCCCGGCGGCCGTGTCGTCATCTGCGAGTTCTCCACCCCGCCGTTCACCCCGATCCGGGTGGGCTACTTCGCCTACCTCAACCACGTGATGCCCCGCATCGTGAAGCTGGCCTCCTCCAACGCCGAGGCCTACGACTACCTGGGCGAATCGATCGCCGCCTGGCCCGACCAGCCCACGCTCAGCGCCTGGCTGCGTGATGCCGGATACGACGCCGTGGCCTATCGCAACCTCAGTCTCGGTATCGTGGCTCTGCACCGCGGAATCAAGACGGCCGCTGCAGCGTCCACAACCTCCTGAAACTCCCAGATCCGATCGTTAGGCTGACAGAGTGAAATTGACCGCCCCCGTGGCCCGCCGGAGCCCGTCGGTAACGTCGCAGCTGGGCCTGAGCGATCGGATCTTCTCCACGGCCGCCGACCGTGGCCTCGCCGCCAGCATCGAGACCGGACTCGACGACGTGACGACGAGCCTGCTCGGCGAACTCGTCTTCGCCGATGAGATCGCCAACGTCACCAGCCGATACCTGCTCAACGCCGGCGGCAAGCGCGTGCGCCCGATGCTCGCGCTGCTCACCGCGCACCTGGGCGATGGCACCGTGCCCGACGTCATCCGTGCCGCCACCGCGATCGAGATCACTCACCTGGCGTCGCTGTACCACGACGACGTCATGGACGACGCCGACAAGCGCCGCGGCGTGCCCAGCGCGCAGGTGGTCTGGGGAAACTCCATCGCCATCCTGGCCGGTGACCTGCTCTTCTCCCGCGCCAACCAGCTGATGGGCCGGCTCGGCGAACGCGCCGTGCGCCTGCAGGGCGACACCTTCGAACGCCTGGTGCTCGGCCAGCTGCACGAGACCGTGGGCCCCGCCGACGACCAGGACCCGATCGACCACTACATCCAGGTGCTCGCCGACAAGACCGGGTCGCTCATCGCCGCCGCCGCCCAGTCCGGCATTATCTTCTCCAACGCGCCCGCCGAGTTCGAAGAGCCCGTCGTGCTGTTCGGCGAGCGGATCGGCGTGGCCTTCCAGCTCATCGACGACGTCCTCGACCTGTCGCCGCAGCCGCAGGAGACCGGCAAGGTGCCCGGCACCGACCTCCGCGCCGGCGTCGCGACGCTGCCGCTGCTGCGCCTGCGCGAACGCGCCGCAACGGATGCGCGGGCCGCCGACCTCGTCGCCCGCCTCGAGGCCGATGTGATGAACAGCAAGGGCGCCACCACCGAGGCCGCCGACTCCGCCATCAGCGCGCTGCGCGAACATGACGTGACCACCCAGACCCTCGCGGAGGCCCACGGTTGGGCCCGTGACGCCGTCGACGCCCTCAAGCCCCTGCCGCAAGGCTCGGTCAAGAAGGCGCTCACCCGTTTCGCCGACACCATCGTCGAGCGATCCAGCTAGAAAGGCTCCCATGACCAAGTTGCGATTGGCCATAGTCGGTGCGGGCCCCGCCGGCATCTACGCCGCAGATATCCTCCTGAAGGCCGAGCGGAATTTCGATGTCTCCATCGACCTGTTCGACCACCTTCCGGCCCCGTATGGGCTCGTGCGCTACGGCGTCGCGCCCGACCACCCCCGCATCAAGGGCATCATCACGGCGCTCCGGGACGTGCTCGACCGCGGCGATATCCGCCTGTTCGGCAACGTCCGCTACGGCACCGATATCACCCTCGACGACCTCAAGAAGCACTACAACGCGGTCATCTTCGCCACCGGGGCCGTGCACGACGCCGACCTGGCCATCCCGGGCATCGAGCTCGAGGGCTCCTACGGTGCCGCCCGGTTCGTGAGCTGGTTCGACGGCCACCCCGACGTGCCGCGCACCTGGCCGCTCGAGGCTAAGTCGGTCGCCGTGATCGGCAACGGCAACGTCGCCCTCGACGTCTCCCGCATCCTCGCCAAGCACGCCGACGACCTGCTGCCCACCGAGATCCCGGCGAACGTCTACGAGGGCCTCAAGGCGTCCCCGGTCACCGACGTGCACGTGTTCGGCCGCCGCGGCCCCACCTCGGTGAAGTTCACCCCGCTGGAGCTGCGCGAACTCGGCGAACTCAACGACGTGGACATCATCGTGCACGACGAGGACTTCGACTACGACGATGCGGCCCGTGCGGCCGTGGCCAGCAACAAGCAGGTCTTCGTGATCGACAAAGTGCTCAACCAGTGGCGGAACCGCGAGACCGGGAGCGCCTCACGCCGGCTGCACCTGCATTTCTTCGCCCGCCCGGTGGAGGTGACCGACGACGGCAACGGCCACGTCGGCGGCTTCAAGTACGAGCGCACCGCACCGGATGGCCACGGCGGCGTGGTGGGCACCGGCGAGATCCGCGAGGTGCCGATCCAGGCCATCTACCGGGCCGTCGGCTACTACGGGTCCTCGCTTCCGGGCATCCCGTTCGACAAGAAGCGCGGCGTGATCCCCAATCGCGAGGGCCAGGTGCTCTGGAAGGGCGAGCCGGGCTTCGAGTCCAGCACCGCCAGCCAGCAGATGTACGGCGTGTACGCCACCGGCTGGATCAAGCGTGGGCCGGTGGGCCTGATCGGGCACACCAAGTCCGACGCCATGGAGACCGTGCGGCACCTGATCAACGATGTCGGCAATTGGTGGCGCCCCGAGTCGCCCTCTGAGGAGAGCATCCTCGAGCTGCTCGACGAGCGCGGCGTGGCGTACACCGACCTCGACGGCTGGCACCGCCTCGACCAGCACGAGCTCGCGCTCGGCGCCGAACAGGGTCGCGTGCGCGTCAAGGTGGTTCCCCGCCACGAGATGGTCGAGATCTCGCGGGCCCAGGTTCCCGCCGAGCTCTAGCCCCGACTCTCGCTCCTCGCCCCCGCGAACTGTGAGTTAAGCCCCAAAAAACGCGAGTTTTCGGGGCTTAGCTCACAGTTCGCGTTCTAGGGTGGGGGGATGGTGGAACTCGTGTGGCGGGAGGACCTGCTCGGGGAGCGCTTCCAGCAGGCCACGTTGCCTCTCGGCAGCGACGGCGAGGGCGATGTGGTCGCCACCCTGGTTCGCCACCGCCCGGCGCCGACCGAACTCGTCTCACCCTTCGCGCCGGCGCACGGTATCGACGTGCTCTACGTGCACGGATGGTCGGACTACTTCTTCCAAACCGGCCTAGCCGAACACTGGCACCGGGTGGGCGCCCGTTTCTACGCCCTGGACCTGCGCAAGTACGGGCGCAGCCTGCGCGAGCACCAGACCCCTGGGTACGTGGCCGACCTGGCCACCTACGACGCCGACATCGACGCCGCCCTCACCGCGATGGGCCACGGGGAGAACTCAGAGCGGCCGTCCCGCCGCCGCCTGGTGTTGATGGGCCACTCCACCGGCGGACTCACGCTGAGCCTGTGGGCGTCCAGACACCCGGGCCGGGCCCACGCGCTCGTGCTGAACAGCCCGTGGCTGGAGTTTCAGGCCGGCGGTGTGGGTCGGGCCTTCATTGCGCCCCTTGTGCAGCTGGGCGCCCGCGTGCAGCCGCTGGGTACTCTTCCTCAAGTGGACCTGGGCTTCTACAGCCGTTCGGTCTCGGCCGAGTTCGACGGCGAATGGTCCTACGAATCGCGCTGGCGCCCGCCGCGTGGCTTCCCGCCGCCCAGGGCCTGGCTGAATGCGGTGCTCGAGGGACACGCAGCCGTGGCGGCCGGACTGGGCATCGAGGTGCCCATCCTCACCCTGCTTTCGGCGCGGTCCACGATCCTGCCGCGCTGGAGCGATCAGATGCGGCACAGCGACAGCGTCCTGGTGGTGAACGACATCGCCAGGGCCGCCGTACGGCTGGGCTCGACGGTGACGGTGGCGCGCATCGAGGGCGCCCTGCACGACGTCGTTCTCTCGGCTCCGGCTCCCCGGGCGGCGGCGTATGCGGCGCTCACCCGGTGGCTGCGCGCCTACGCCTCCTAACCATCCGCGAACTGTGAGTTAAGCCCCTAAAAACGCGAGATTCTGGGCTTATCTCACAGTTCGCGAGAGGGGGTTAGCGGAAATTGACGAACTGGAGGGCCACGTCGAGGTCCTTGCCTTTGAGGAGGGCCATTGTGGACTGCAGGTCGTCGCGGCTCTTCGAGGAAACCCGCAGCTCGTCGCCCTGGATCTGACTCTTGACACCCTTGGGTCCCTCGTCGCGGATGATCTTGTTGATCTTCTTCGCGTTCTCCTGGTCGATGCCGGCCTTCATGCTGGCCTCGATGCGGTACTCCTTGCCCGACGCGTATGGCTCGCCGGCGTCGAGGCTGCGCAGCGAGATGCCGCGCTTGATCAGCTTCGACTCGAACACCTCGAGGATCGCCTTGACGCGCTCCTCGGTGTTTGCCTTCATGAGCACCTTCTCGCCGCTCATCTCGATGGATGCGCCCACGTTCTTGAAGTCGTAGCGCTGAGCCACCTCTTTGTGAGCCTGGTTGAGCGCGTTGTCGACCTCCATGGGGTCGACCTTGCTGACGATGTCGAACGTTGAATCTGCCATGGGAGCCATGTTACCGAGAAGGGCCGGATGCTGCCCGTTCCCGCCGCGCTCCCGCTCAGCCGCCGGGGCGGGCGGTGCTCGAACGCACGATCAACTCGAACGGCATCGGAGTGTTCAACGCCGCCTGATCGTGCTGGCCCGGGTGCAACTGGTCCATCAGGATCTCCACGGCCTTGGCGCCCTGGCCCTGGGGGAATTGCGCGATGGTGCTCAGGCCGAAGAAGTCCGCCAGCTCGTGGTCGTCGATGCCGATCACCGAGACGTCCCGTGGCACCACCAGGCCCAGGTCGCGGGCGGCCAGGATGCTGCCGATCGCCATCTCGTCGGAGGCCGCGAAGATCGCCGTTGGGCGGTCGTGCGGGCTGCCGAGCAGCTGTTTGGCGGCCTGGTAGCCGCCGCGGATGGTGAAGTCGGCCGGCTGGAAGAGCTCGGCGGACAGCCCGATCCCGGCGTTCTCCAGGGCCGCCTCGTAGCCGAAGCGCCGGTTCGTGGGCAGGTGGAAGTCCAGGTCGAAGTCCTTGTTGCCGCCGATGTGGGCGATGCGGGTGTGGCCGAGCGCGAGCAGGTGCTCTGTGGCGAGCCTGGCCACCGCTACATCGTCGATCGTGAGGGTGCGCACACCGGAGATCGGGCCGCCCACGCCCACCAGCGGCTTGCCCAGGGCGTGCAGCCTGGCCACCTCGCTCTCGGTGAGTTCGAGGGAGATCGCGATGACGGCATCCACTCGCTGGCGCAACAGGAAGTGCTCGAACACGCTGCGTCGTTCGTCCCCGCCGCCGGTGAGGTTGTAGAGGGTGAGGTCGTAGCCGTTCTGCAGCAACGCCTTCTGGGCGCCCTCGACGACGCTGGAGAAGAACCAGCGGTTGAGGAACGGTACGACGACGCCGATGTTCTTCATCCGACCCGACGCCAGGCTCGACGCGTTGGACGAGACCACATAACCCAGCTCGAGAGCGGCGGCCTTGACCTTCAACCGGGTGGCCGGAGAAACGTGGCCGTTGCCGCTCAGGGCGCGCGAAACCGTGGCGGTGGAGACGCCCGCGCGGCGGGCGACCTCGTCGATGCCGACCATTCGGGTTCCTTACCGACGTGCAAGAAGGGGTATTAGGTGATCATATCCACCGCCCGGGCGGCGGGTCGCCCACCCTGATTTCGCACTTGGGCCCTCTGGCTTGTATTCTGTCTGAGCGTCTCCGGTCACGTGGTCACATATGGTCGGGTATGCACTGGCGAGTTACCCAAGCGGCCAAAGGGATCTGACTGTAAATCAGACGGCGTAGCCTTCGTGAGTTCGAATCTCGCACTCGCCACAGCAAGAACTGCACAAACACAGCACAACGAACGCGCCGGACCTCCGGCGCGTTCGTGCGTTAACCCGCCGGATGCCCAGCCGCCCTGTCGGCGTCTGGTGCCCGTGGCGTACCGTGGGCGGATGACCACTGCAGCCACCGCCGAACTGCTCGCCCTCGCCCAGGAGACCGCCACGGTCGCCGGGGAGCTGGCGCGCCTCCGCCGCGCCGAGGGCGTGGAGATCGCCGCATCCAAGTCGTCCCCGGAGGACGTGGTGACCCTGGCCGACCGCGAGACCGAGGCCCTGATCCGCGGGCTGCTGTCGGATGCGCGCCCCGACGACGGCTTCTACGGGGAGGAGTCCACCGCCACCGCTGGCACCTCGGGCCTCACCTGGGTCGTCGACCCTATCGACGGCACCGTCAACTACCTCTACGGCATCCCGTTCTATGGTGTGAGTATCGCCGTGGTCGAGGGCGACGCCGACCCGGCCACCTGGACCGCCCTGGCCGGCGCGGTGCGCAACCCCGCCATCGACGAGCTGTTCTCGGCGCGCGCCGGCCACGGTGCTCACCTCAACGGACGCCGCCTCCAGGTGGCCAGCGGAGTGCCACTGTCGCTGGCCCTGTTCGGAACAGGCTTCTCCTACGACTCGGCCCGACGCACCCGCCAGGCGCGGGTTCTGCAGGGCCTCATCCACGAGGTGCGCGACGTGCGCCGGATGGGCGCCGCCTCCCTCGATCTGTGCGGGGTGGCGGCCGGCCGGCTCGACCTCTATTACGAGCGCGGGCTGAAGCCATGGGACCACGCCGCCGGCGCTCTCGTCGCCGCAGAGGCCGGCGCCCGGGTCGGTGCGTTCGGTGACGACCGTGAAGGCCAGAGCCTTCTCATCGCGGCCTCCCCGGACCTCTACCGCACGGCCGAACCGCTGCTGACGAAACTTTTCCAGGAATTTATGGCCGACGACGACATATGAGGATTCCCCGGCGGCGCCACCGGCGCGTCCCTTGCGCTGCCGGGTCACACGCCGGTTCTCGTCCCGCGATCGACGCGGCCCGGGTCGGCCCGACGGGGTGCGCCCCACCCCGTTTTCGGGTGTGATTCGCCGTCGCGAAATGGAATTTTCGCGGCTCGCAAGCTAGCCTTTATCTATTCGTTACTTTGGCTAGAGCCAAATCACCCGCTTTTTCCCTGTCCTTACGCGCTGAAAGTTCCCGCCCTTGTCACGTCACTCCCCGTTTTCGGATGCCTCCGCACCCGACTCGAGTGACCCCTCACAAGACGACGAATTGTCGCCGTTTCCGGCTCTGTCGAACACCCCGCAGCCGGTACTGACCCGCCGCGAACAGCGCGAACTCGAGCGCCGGCTCGTCGAAGACGCCGCCCCCGCACAGGATGCCCCGGCCGCAGGCCACCATTCCCCCGACTTTGTTGCCGCCCCCGCCGTCGAGCTCACGCCCGAGGCGCTTCTCGTCGTGGACACCGAGCTGGACGAGCCGCATGTCGAGTCCGTCGCCGTGCGCGAATCGAATCTCGCCCTCCCCGCGGAGCCGGCCTACGAGCAGCTCCCCACCGACGTGTCGCCGAACACCACGACGACCTCGATCCCGCTGCCCTCCCGCGCGGCCCTGCGCGCCCAACTGCGCGCCGCGCAGGCGACGGATGAGGCCACGCCCGCCGTCACCGCCGCTCCGGCCGCACAGGCCCCCCAGGACTCACCCGAGGCCGAGCGGGTGCTGCCCGAGTTCGTGCCGCGCACGCGTGCGCTGCCGGCCCCGGCTAAGCGCACTCCGGTGTCCACGCGTTCCGGGCACCACCGCATGCGCATGCTCGCCGCCCGCAGCGGATCGATCGTCGCCATGACGTTCGTGGCGCTGATGGCCGTGGCCACCTCGATCCCCGCTGACGCCCTGCTGTCCTCCAGCGATGTGCAGGCCGCGGCGCACCAGGCGCAGAAGCCCGCCGATGGCGGCCCTGCCCAGGTCATCAACCTTGCCAGCGGTACGGACACCATCACGGTGGAGCAGGACAGCTTCGAATCCAAGTCCATCGCCGAGGTGGCTGCGGCCAGCGGCATCCGCCTCGAGGCTGACTTCACCAACAACCCGAACGGCACCATCCAGTGGCCGTTCGCGGTCGGTGTGCACGTCGGCGACCAGTTCGGCTACCGCAACTGCGCCGGCTGCTCGGTCAACCACGGCGGCCAGGACTTCAACCCCGGCCTCGGGGCTCCCATCCAGTCGATCGCCGACGGCGTCGTCAGCTACGCCGAAGACGGCGAAGGCAGCCTCGGCGTGCACATGGTCATCGACCACATGATCAACGGCGAACTGGTGTCCAGCGTCTACGCGCACATGATCCACGGGTCGATGCTGTTGAAGGCCGGCGACGTCGTGAAGGTCGGCCAGGTCATCGGCCAGGTTGGCTCCACGGGCATGTCGACCGGCCCGCACCTGCACTTCGAGATCCGCCTCGGCGGCCTCAACGGCACCAAGGTGGACCCGCTGGTCTGGCTCCGCGCCAACACCAACTAGGCCACCGCCAGCAGCCCAGCCCGCGGCCTCTGCGCGCGGCGCTCCCACACGGTGGTTGAGCTTGTCGAAACCTGGTGAGCCGCCCTGGGGATGCCGCGCTGGGTCTCGACAGGCTCGACCGGCGAGAGGGGCGGCTTCAGAGGTCGGCCTGCGGGGTCTCGACGGGCTCGACCGGCGAGAGGGGCGGCTGCAGGAGGAGGCCGCCGGGGCCTCGACGGGCTCGACCGGCGAGAGGGGCGGCTGCAGGAGGAGGCCGCCGGGGCCTCGACAGGCTCGACCGACGAGAGGGGCGGCTCAGACGGCCTTGGCCAGGAAAGCCTCCAGCAGCGAGCGGGGCAGCGGGAACGGCATGCCGTCGGCTCCGTTCGGCGTGGACTGCAGCTCGCGCTGCGCCACGGGCTCGCCGCCGGTGCCCAGCGACACCACCTGGTCGTGCAGGCGCTCCATGTCCACGTCCAGCCGGTGCGCCACATCCGCGGCCTGTTTGAGCTCGCCCACGAGGGCGGCCGGCACGGCCCCGTCGTACTTGTAGAAGATCTTGTGTTCCAGGCTGGCCCAGAAGTCCATCGCCACGGTGCGGATCTGCACCTCGACGGTCACGGGCTGCACCCGGTCGGACATGAACACCGGGATCGCCACGATCAGGTGCAGGCTCTTGTAGCCGTTCGGCTTCGGGTCCTTGATGTAGTCCTTGACCTGCAGCACGGTGATGTCCTGCTGGCTTGTCAGCATCTCCAGCACCCGATAGGTGTCTGAGATGAAGCTGCAGGTGATGCGGATGCCCGCGATGTCTTGGATGTTCTCCCGAATGCCCTCGAGGTGCAGGGGGTAGCCCTTGCGGGTGGCCTTCTTGAGGATGCCCTCTGGTGACTTCAGTCGGTGGCTGACGTGCTCGATCGGGCTGTAGTCATGGATCGCACTGAACTCTTCCTTGAGGATGTTGACCTTGGTCATCATCTCGTCGGTCGCGAACTTGTACGACATCATGAAGCGCGTCAGCTCGGTCCGGAGTGCTCGGAGGTCGGTCGGCCATTCGGCGTCCAGGTCCGTCACGAGTTCTCCCTCATCCACCAACGCCGTCATCCACCGTGTTGCGATCACACGGTGCGGCTCTCCAACGATGCCGCGCGCACAGAGCGGCGACCACCCCAGTCTGGCATCCCGCACATCGACACTCGCTGGGAGCAGGATGTGTGCGCTCGATGCGAAGGCGTTGTGCGGGATGCGGGGCGGTCGCCGCCGTGCGGCCGGGATCAGGCCTGCAGCCAGGCGGTGGTGTCGCCGGGGAGAGTGCGTCC
It encodes the following:
- a CDS encoding alpha/beta hydrolase, with the translated sequence MVELVWREDLLGERFQQATLPLGSDGEGDVVATLVRHRPAPTELVSPFAPAHGIDVLYVHGWSDYFFQTGLAEHWHRVGARFYALDLRKYGRSLREHQTPGYVADLATYDADIDAALTAMGHGENSERPSRRRLVLMGHSTGGLTLSLWASRHPGRAHALVLNSPWLEFQAGGVGRAFIAPLVQLGARVQPLGTLPQVDLGFYSRSVSAEFDGEWSYESRWRPPRGFPPPRAWLNAVLEGHAAVAAGLGIEVPILTLLSARSTILPRWSDQMRHSDSVLVVNDIARAAVRLGSTVTVARIEGALHDVVLSAPAPRAAAYAALTRWLRAYAS
- a CDS encoding YajQ family cyclic di-GMP-binding protein gives rise to the protein MADSTFDIVSKVDPMEVDNALNQAHKEVAQRYDFKNVGASIEMSGEKVLMKANTEERVKAILEVFESKLIKRGISLRSLDAGEPYASGKEYRIEASMKAGIDQENAKKINKIIRDEGPKGVKSQIQGDELRVSSKSRDDLQSTMALLKGKDLDVALQFVNFR
- a CDS encoding LacI family DNA-binding transcriptional regulator, coding for MVGIDEVARRAGVSTATVSRALSGNGHVSPATRLKVKAAALELGYVVSSNASSLASGRMKNIGVVVPFLNRWFFSSVVEGAQKALLQNGYDLTLYNLTGGGDERRSVFEHFLLRQRVDAVIAISLELTESEVARLHALGKPLVGVGGPISGVRTLTIDDVAVARLATEHLLALGHTRIAHIGGNKDFDLDFHLPTNRRFGYEAALENAGIGLSAELFQPADFTIRGGYQAAKQLLGSPHDRPTAIFAASDEMAIGSILAARDLGLVVPRDVSVIGIDDHELADFFGLSTIAQFPQGQGAKAVEILMDQLHPGQHDQAALNTPMPFELIVRSSTARPGG
- a CDS encoding inositol monophosphatase family protein codes for the protein MTTAATAELLALAQETATVAGELARLRRAEGVEIAASKSSPEDVVTLADRETEALIRGLLSDARPDDGFYGEESTATAGTSGLTWVVDPIDGTVNYLYGIPFYGVSIAVVEGDADPATWTALAGAVRNPAIDELFSARAGHGAHLNGRRLQVASGVPLSLALFGTGFSYDSARRTRQARVLQGLIHEVRDVRRMGAASLDLCGVAAGRLDLYYERGLKPWDHAAGALVAAEAGARVGAFGDDREGQSLLIAASPDLYRTAEPLLTKLFQEFMADDDI
- a CDS encoding M23 family metallopeptidase, with protein sequence MSPFPALSNTPQPVLTRREQRELERRLVEDAAPAQDAPAAGHHSPDFVAAPAVELTPEALLVVDTELDEPHVESVAVRESNLALPAEPAYEQLPTDVSPNTTTTSIPLPSRAALRAQLRAAQATDEATPAVTAAPAAQAPQDSPEAERVLPEFVPRTRALPAPAKRTPVSTRSGHHRMRMLAARSGSIVAMTFVALMAVATSIPADALLSSSDVQAAAHQAQKPADGGPAQVINLASGTDTITVEQDSFESKSIAEVAAASGIRLEADFTNNPNGTIQWPFAVGVHVGDQFGYRNCAGCSVNHGGQDFNPGLGAPIQSIADGVVSYAEDGEGSLGVHMVIDHMINGELVSSVYAHMIHGSMLLKAGDVVKVGQVIGQVGSTGMSTGPHLHFEIRLGGLNGTKVDPLVWLRANTN
- a CDS encoding GTP pyrophosphokinase family protein; this encodes MTDLDAEWPTDLRALRTELTRFMMSYKFATDEMMTKVNILKEEFSAIHDYSPIEHVSHRLKSPEGILKKATRKGYPLHLEGIRENIQDIAGIRITCSFISDTYRVLEMLTSQQDITVLQVKDYIKDPKPNGYKSLHLIVAIPVFMSDRVQPVTVEVQIRTVAMDFWASLEHKIFYKYDGAVPAALVGELKQAADVAHRLDVDMERLHDQVVSLGTGGEPVAQRELQSTPNGADGMPFPLPRSLLEAFLAKAV